From the Marinomonas sp. THO17 genome, one window contains:
- the rplM gene encoding 50S ribosomal protein L13 has translation MKTFTAKPAEVRRDWFVVDAEGKTLGRLATEIARRLRGKHKAEYTPHVDTGDYIVVINAEKVHVTGNKAAAKQYYRHTGYPGGLRSMNFEKLIDHAPERVLEIAVKGMLPKGPLGRAMHKKMKVYAGAEHPHAAQQPQELNI, from the coding sequence ATGAAAACTTTTACTGCTAAACCTGCTGAAGTACGCCGCGACTGGTTCGTGGTTGATGCTGAAGGCAAAACTCTAGGTCGTTTGGCTACCGAAATCGCTCGCCGTTTACGTGGTAAGCATAAAGCTGAATACACTCCTCATGTTGACACTGGTGATTACATCGTTGTTATCAATGCTGAGAAAGTTCATGTTACAGGTAACAAGGCCGCAGCGAAACAATACTACCGCCACACTGGTTACCCAGGCGGCTTGCGTTCTATGAATTTCGAGAAGTTGATTGATCACGCTCCAGAGCGCGTTCTTGAAATCGCCGTTAAAGGTATGTTGCCGAAAGGTCCTTTGGGCCGTGCAATGCACAAGAAAATGAAAGTATACGCTGGTGCAGAGCATCCACATGCTGCTCAACAGCCTCAAGAACTTAACATTTAA
- the rpsI gene encoding 30S ribosomal protein S9: MSATQYYGTGRRKTSTARVFLKAGSGNLVINNRSLDQYFGRETARMVVRQPLELVEATEKFDVYITVKGGGISGQAGAIRHGITRALMQYDEALRRPLRSAGYVTRDSREVERKKVGLRKARRRPQFSKR, translated from the coding sequence ATGTCAGCTACTCAATACTACGGTACAGGTCGTCGCAAAACGTCTACCGCTCGTGTGTTCCTAAAAGCCGGTTCTGGTAACCTAGTTATCAACAACCGTTCTCTAGACCAATACTTTGGTCGTGAAACTGCTCGCATGGTTGTTCGTCAGCCTCTTGAGCTTGTTGAAGCGACTGAAAAGTTTGATGTTTACATCACTGTTAAAGGTGGTGGTATTTCTGGTCAAGCTGGTGCGATCCGTCATGGTATCACTCGTGCGCTAATGCAATACGATGAAGCCCTACGTCGTCCTCTACGTTCAGCTGGTTACGTTACTCGTGACTCTCGTGAAGTTGAGCGTAAGAAAGTTGGTCTTCGTAAAGCGCGTCGTCGTCCTCAGTTCTCAAAACGTTAA